In a genomic window of Pieris brassicae chromosome 7, ilPieBrab1.1, whole genome shotgun sequence:
- the LOC123712174 gene encoding leucine--tRNA ligase, cytoplasmic-like, producing MKASNYLMEAAHSFRIYLKNHSAVRKPKKGEAPKPERKPNKAVIWVAKEYPKWQHIILSTLKELNGPSGLPDNKVLSTKLSAINDLKKYMKRVMPFVQATRDNLQRIGPEALSVALPFDEAQLLEDNKQYLLNTLDLDAIEVKHTDSPDTPEKTIEDCAPGSPHVNFIAEPGLTVTFTNPTPMSGLFTISVTLVDGDTVEKIKAKIAKEIKAIKDINALKLWRYLDPALGPRKIPVAGDHVTKCAELVNGDGIRVHVEASRIELVQNGTNIDVGLQFVYTYDK from the exons ATGAAAGCCAGTAACTATTTAATGGAGGCCGCCCATTCTTTCCGTATCTACCTCAAGAATCACAGCGCAGTCCGAAagcctaaaaaaggcgaagcGCCCAAACCGGAGCGGAAGCCGAATAAGGCGGTGATATGGGTCGCTAAGGAGTACCCGAAGTGGCAACATATCATTTTGAGTACTCTCAAGGAGTTAAATGGG CCTTCAGGTCTCCCCGATAACAAAGTATTATCAACAAAACTTTCTGCTATAAacgatcttaaaaaatatatgaaaagagtGATGCCATTCGTTCAAGCCACAAGAGATAATCTACAAAGGATTGGTCCCGAAGCACTCTCTGTTGCCTTGCCCTTTGATGAGGCCCAACTGCTTGaagataacaaacaatatctgCTGAATACTTTGGAT CTTGACGCAATCGAAGTCAAACATACAGACAGTCCTGATACTCCAGAAAAAACGATAGAAGACTGTGCGCCTGGTAGTCCACATGTCAACTTTATTGCGGAACCTGGACTTACAGTGACCTTCACCAACCCCACACCGATGAGTGGATTGTTCACCATTTCTGTGACCCTGGTAGATGGGGATACGGTTGAGAAGATTAAAGCCAAGATCGCTAAAGAGATTAAGGCTATTAAag ACATAAATGCTCTAAAGCTGTGGCGATATCTTGATCCGGCGTTAGGTCCTCGCAAGATTCCAGTAGCAGGCGATCACGTGACAAAATGCGCGGAACTCGTCAATGGCGATGGTATACGCGTACACGTGGAAGCGTCGCGTATAGAACTCGTTCAGAACGGAACGAATATTGACGTCGGCTTACAg
- the LOC123712220 gene encoding leucine--tRNA ligase, cytoplasmic-like: protein MLEKKAGDIDIVAMKASNYLMEAAHSFRIYLKNHCAVRKPKKGEAPKPERKPNKAVIWVAKEYPKWQHMILSTLKELNGPSGLPDNKVLSTKLSAINDLKKYMKTVMPFVQATRDNLQKIGPEALSVALPFDEAQLLEDNKQYLLNTLDLDAIEVKHTDSPDTPEKTIEDCAPGLTVTFTNPTPMSGLFTISVTLVDGDTVEKIKAKIAKEIKAIKDINALKLWQYLDPALGPRKIPVQGDHVTKCAELINGDGIRVHVEASRIELVQNGTNIDVGLQFVYTYDK from the exons ATG CTAGAAAAAAAAGCGGGTGACATTGATATAGTGGCAATGAAAGCCAGTAACTATTTAATGGAGGCCGCCCATTCTTTCCGTATCTACCTCAAGAATCACTGCGCAGTCCGAAagcctaaaaaaggcgaagcGCCCAAACCGGAGCGGAAGCCGAATAAGGCGGTGATATGGGTCGCTAAGGAGTACCCGAAGTGGCAACATATGATTTTGAGTACTCTCAAGGAGTTAAATGGG CCTTCAGGTCTCCCCGATAACAAAGTATTATCAACAAAACTTTCCGCTATAAacgatcttaaaaaatatatgaaaacagtGATGCCATTCGTTCAAGCCACAAGAGATAATCTACAAAAGATTGGTCCCGAAGCACTCTCTGTTGCCTTGCCCTTTGATGAGGCCCAACTGCTTGaagataacaaacaatatctgCTGAATACTTTGGAT CTTGACGCAATCGAAGTCAAACATACAGACAGTCCTGATACTCCAGAAAAAACGATAGAAGACTGTGCGCCTGGACTTACAGTGACCTTCACCAACCCCACACCGATGAGTGGATTGTTTACCATTTCTGTGACCCTTGTAGATGGGGATACGGTTGAGAAGATTAAAGCCAAGATCGCTAAAGAGATTAAGGCTATTAAAG aCATAAATGCTCTAAAGCTGTGGCAATATCTTGATCCGGCGTTAGGTCCTCGCAAGATTCCAGTACAAGGCGATCACGTGACAAAATGCGCGGAACTCATCAATGGCGATGGTATACGCGTACACGTGGAAGCGTCGCGTATAGAACTCGTTCAGAACGGAACGAATATTGACGTCGGCTTACAGTTTGTGTATACTTatgataagtga
- the LOC123712221 gene encoding leucine--tRNA ligase, cytoplasmic-like, whose protein sequence is MKASNYLMEAAHSFRIYLKNHCAVRKPKKGEAPKPERKPNKAVIWVAKEYPKWQHIILRTLKELNGPSGLSDNKVLSTKLSAINDLKKYMKRVMPFVQATRDNLQKIGPEALSVALPFDEAQLLEDNKQYLLNTLDLDAIEVKHTDSPDTPEKTIEDCAPGLTVTFTNPTPMSGLFTISVTLVDGDTVDKIKAKIAKEIKAIKDINALKLWRYLDPALGPRKIPVAGDHVTKCAELVNGDGIRVHVEASHINALKLWRYLDPALGPRKIPVAGDHVTKCAELVNGDGIRVHVEASRIELVQNGTNIDVGLQFVYTYDK, encoded by the exons ATGAAAGCCAGTAACTATTTAATGGAGGCCGCCCATTCTTTCCGTATCTACCTCAAGAATCACTGCGCAGTCCGAAagcctaaaaaaggcgaagcGCCCAAACCGGAGCGGAAGCCGAATAAGGCGGTGATATGGGTCGCTAAGGAGTACCCGAAGTGGCAACATATCATTTTGCGTACTCTCAAGGAGTTAAATGGG CCTTCAGGTCTCTCCGATAACAAAGTATTATCAACAAAACTTTCTGCTATAAacgatcttaaaaaatatatgaaaagagtGATGCCATTCGTTCAAGCCACAAGAGATAATCTACAAAAGATTGGTCCCGAAGCACTCTCTGTTGCCTTGCCCTTTGATGAGGCCCAACTGCTTGaagataacaaacaatatctgCTGAATACTTTGGAT CTTGACGCAATCGAAGTCAAACATACAGACAGTCCTGATACTCCAGAAAAAACGATAGAAGACTGTGCGCCTGGACTTACAGTGACCTTCACCAACCCCACACCGATGAGTGGATTGTTTACCATTTCTGTGACCCTGGTAGATGGGGATACGGTTGATAAGATTAAAGCCAAGATCGCTAAGGAAATAAAGGCTATTAaag aCATAAATGCTCTAAAGCTGTGGCGATATCTTGATCCGGCGTTAGGTCCTCGCAAGATTCCAGTAGCAGGCGATCACGTGACAAAATGCGCGGAACTCGTCAATGGCGATGGTATACGCGTACACGTGGAAGCGTCGC aCATAAATGCTCTAAAGCTGTGGCGATATCTTGATCCGGCGTTAGGTCCTCGCAAGATTCCAGTAGCAGGCGATCACGTGACAAAATGCGCGGAACTCGTCAATGGCGATGGTATACGCGTACACGTGGAAGCGTCGCGTATAGAACTCGTTCAGAACGGAACGAATATTGACGTCGGCTTACAGTTTGTGTATACTTatgataagtga